The stretch of DNA CAACGataatttcttatttatataaaaagtcaaaaataaaaagctactataaaaagttaaaataggTTTTTTTTGGATAAGCATAAAAGTAGtaaaacaaactaaagaaattCATAAAAATGACAATTTATTAATCCCATTGTTTAGGCTGGCCCAATACTTAGTCCTTGTGCATTATTAGGCccattatgtaaaaaaataagagaatttCTTTTCACATTCCTTGAACTTCTCGAGCGTTTCTTTAATTTCCTAAAATGCCCATCTTACAAGATAATTAGCGAGTATATTGAAGGGTGTAAAATCTGGATAAAACATAAGTAACGAACTAAGTTCGCACTTTAACTAACaaacattataaaatattttcctaGGGGGTGAAGGAAGGGTGAGGGGGacgaaaatattaaattttataaggtTCGCTAAAAGAGTCGtaaaaataaagaattcatTCACTACGAACTATATTCATAATCTTAGCAATATCAATTATGATTGGCTTTTGAACGAATATTGCAAAAGTGAAGTTCCCCTTACTCAGAAAAACCAAAGAATTAAGTAGTGGGCACAAGTAGCAAACTGTATTTTTTCCAGATTTTGTGCCCCCTAAGTTTGCTAAAGTAGTCAACTGTGGTTTTTTTagtttgctacttaagtagtaggCACAAAATTCGATTTCACTGTGTGGTAACCCTTCGCTCTACAATAGCAACATTAGACGGATTCCTCCTTCCAATCGGGTCCTAAAGCTTAACGTGGATGCTCATTATTTGGGTGATGGCCGTTGGAGGTTGGATTGTGACAGGAGGATGGGGGATGCGTTGGTGCTGTAACGAAGGAGGTTCAAGGTTCAGAGGACGTGATGCTTCGAGAATCTATGAGGCTCTGTGAAGCTCTGGTTTGAATTGAGAGAGACAGGTTGCAGCGAATGGTGGAGATGGACGCCCAAGCCATCGTGAAAAACATGCAACAACCATTGTGTCATTGAAATTATTGGGGGTTTTTTGGTTTGGTGGTGTTGGGATATGATGGAGAGCCTCCCTCAAGTGTCTAatttaggcatggcaatgggtacccgcgggtacggtttttaccttccccgttccccatacccgaatcattgataaatacccgttccccgcccattacccgacggggatgaaaaattgaacccaatccccgtcccaaatgggttcgggtatacccaaatgggttcgggtatccccgaacccaaaattttcccgaacactgacatacatacaatacaaaaaatttcaaataataaagtacaaaccaaaatttcaatgcattaaacatacaaatgaaatgatattccaaaatatcaaaccaaaattatcaaaaccataaaatagtaccggtacaaaccaatattccaaaataccGTCAAAACAACCACATAACCAAGAATATTCTACATCATTGTTCActgaaattgctaaaaaaacaaataactaagaacCATTGTTCATTAAAAATCCTAACTAAAGTAGATAAGTTATATGATTTgtgacattataaataaataaataggggtaatatagtaattttatataaacgggcgggttcggggacgggttcggggtgggtaccaatatctccgttacccgccccatccccgtgttttgaaatcggggaaaacccgaacccgaacccaaacccagtcgaATCGGTATTTCCCCGTCAAACTCGGGGTGGgttcgggcgggtacccgcgggtacgggttCTGTTGCCATGCCTAGTGTCTATTCGATGAGTGAGAAAGAGTATGAATAGAGAAAATTACCTTGGTTGAAAATTATAGCTAGAGGCAAGTTTAAACTTTTACAGATATATCTAGTTTTTGGGAAAAGAATCATCGACAATTTGGTCTTTGTTTGGggattaattaataaagtatGATAAACaattgttttaacttttttattttattttattatgttttagcTATAATTTGAATTTTCCCGAATGATCATCTTTAATCGGAGttgaattgaattaaattacttagttgttgtgaattcgaatCGAAAATCACATCAATAATACTTTAGTGTGTGGGACAAAagaattgaagcaaccaaatcaaaatgAATTACAAAAGCTAAAACTAACAAAGCgataaaaaacacaaataatttttttacctaGTTCGGTTATAacaacctagtctgggggagagagactcTCCGATCCACTATCATAGTTCcttcttgattacaaagattcaatacaaaaaattacaagatttagagttttcctaaatctacccAAATCTCTTCCTGTGACCAATaaatttcaatgataagtgattacaaggtgTTAGATTTACTTCCCAACCCCTAGAAATTACCCAAGAGAAACCCTCTTATATTCCTAGCCTTTATGTTGGAAGCAAGAACACTAAAAcctaattttctctctctctctcttaaaaCGCAGCAGCAAAACAAATCTGCATATATATGAACAGTGCCACGCCCGCATGAACAGTGCCATGCCCCGCGTGGTGGACAACTGCTGAACCAACAACACAATTTTCTGCTCTATTTGAAGGCAAATCTACACATAGTTTTTTTCATAGAAGTCAAATTTCCTAgttgaatatgtgtttatttCGGATAATGACAATTCtgaatatttaaatattatatcttcaagcttttgattgggtAGTAAGTTGAGGAAACTAGTTTTGTTAGTGAGTTTTGATTGGGTAGTAAGTTGAGGAAACTAGTTTTGTTAGTGAGTTTGTTCACCTAAAGCGTTATTCTCTTCTGATGACCATCTTCATCTACCACACATATCCTTGGCCTTCAAATTTGGTTCAAATTACATCAAATGAAATACTTTATacaaaaaagatattttaaaataaattatttaggTGCTTATAATGCTAATCTTAGTATTTTTACACTTCCTTAATTATGTGAAAActgaagaataaaaaaatgagtttaattgttgtgcaccgtcggtgtattttttttttacacatgcatccaataatacgttgccacatcatttaatgaatgtgacacatcatgtgtttttaattaccatacatgatgtgtcagtatattattggacgcatgtgcaaaataaatttacaccgacggtgcatataaattaaattctaaaaaaatacatgtcatttttatattgaaaataacacCATCTAGTACGTCCCCTAAAGAACCTTACAAAAGTCAACACCCCTTTGCCTAAAATTAGTAGGTCAAATGCATTACCAACAACACTTCTTTCTATTTGATTTGGTGAGCCTTGTCGTTTTACttcaaatctaaaataaaatggaaGACTCATTTCATGAACCCCAAAATGTAGACATTTCTcgtattttttaatattgtttatAGTTTCATGCATGCatgatatataattaataacatttttttttataaaataataaacattatataaactgaataaaaaaaattcttaaaatagGAATTAGAAATAGATAAGTTATTTCACTCATATtgtatgtttatgttttttttttcggtaaccatatttatgtttgttattgtgtcatgagtaaaaaaaatgtttatgtttattataGTGCTCTTCACGACTTGACGTGGCCATGACGAATATTCTAGTAACTGTTAATGCAAAATTGCAAAGAGACTTTTAACAAATAtccaattaaaataatttaatccaaaagaataatacaattttatgttttcatGGATAATCTTTTGATGATGAGTATGCAATGGCCTGAGTAAATACTCGTCACTCTAGCATTGCAGAAACTCTGAGTGGTTTTGTTGCATGACTCAATTTTGCACCAAAGATAGTTACACCCACCAACTTTCTTTCCCCAAAAACTGGTCCATCAACTTTGCATTTTAAtacaataacaaaattaaaagtaaTTGTGGTCAGGTTTAATTAACTAAACACACATGTGTATTCATTCCCCAAAGTCATAAGTCAAAAGTAAGTTATCATGGTTTTGcaccaaattaattaatattacattattactatatatgtgtgtttttttttgtgtaataCTATATATTGTGTTAACTATATTTAACTGGTAATCGTCTGGAAGATGTGATGTTTTGAACTTTAAGTTTAAATTAATACTTTACTGTTGTTCGtaagttttgaattttaatggtCCTTGTCACTTCGTttacaaacaagaaaaaagagtggttaatgagtttcaattaaaaaataaattattgagaGAATTCGAAGTTGATTCTTTAGTGAAAcgattttttgttaaattttatttatttttttatcaaactctAGATCATCAGAATTATTTCgcttgaaaagttaaatatTGAGTGATATTCATAAAACCAAATAACCTATTTACATATAAGTCATCTTAATTGTAGAAAATATCATTTTCAATGGGAAAAATTTTTCTAATGCTAAAGTTTAGATAAATTGAGTCTTACGTCTCATGCAACTTTATCATAAATACAACTTTGGCGTTTTAACGTTAGCTTTTGGGCTATATAAGTCATATTTCACTATCGATCAAGATATgcattattctttttttttttggatacataaATCTCTTTCATATCCTCCTCCAATATTATATCGACTTAGACGTTGAAAACTTTACAACTATATttgaaaaatgctaaatagtgttgTTCGGGGTACTAATTAAGAATCTAAATAGAGTAAAAGTATCTCAAAAACTTATGTAGTTAACCTCTTAAaagtgtaaaaacaaaaaattcttttcaataacatgttttttttgtttctttaactaGTACCCTAGCATGACCTactatatttttatcatcaatcATTATCTCCTCCATGGAACCTCTGTCAATGGAACATTTTCTTTCAGTGTGTTCTAAAACAtaataaatgttaaaaaaacTACATAAATATTTGATAGGTAGAGACACAGTTCAAACCTGTAATTTCTGGATTCTCAATTTTGGTGTAAAAAAGTATTGTGGGGCATATAAGGTTTCTTCCCTCCCAACCGTATTTTTTTCCATATACATGAGTTATGATCGAACTCCCtaaccacatgcttaagggacCAAGACCCTTATCACTTTGACCAATTCGTAAACCGATTATTACTTTATCtattattttatgaataatgaataattaaactctctatttatttgtttatttatttatttatttatttatttatttatttattcttatgATCTTTGACTCATTTGAAAATTGAACACAGAGTGCCACGTTTGAGACGTGTTGAAAAGCTAAAGCATATAAAATGCGCTTAGTGGGCGCACGAACGTAACACAAATGAAACAGAACAACACAACGACGCCACATAAACAGATAtacaattttaaaccaaatttcaATTCTCCGGCGAACGAAACACAATTTTCCGGCAACAAATGTTGACCTCCGGCGACGGAGTCGACGAATCGTATCGCTCACTTCCGTCGCTATATTTAACCTTCTTAACGATCTGGTTCGTCTCTGCTTGTTCCTGGACCGCTTATACCTACAAAACCCGCCATTTTCAGGTTCATTCTTATTCTTCACCTTAATTGATATGATTCTTCATAATTTTTGCACCTTGTTttggaattttgaattttggatGATGATGAACAATTGAACTGGTTTACTAATTTGAGAACTGTTTTTGCTAATTTTAGACTCTGTTTTGTTATTTGATTTTGATCCTTTTGGTTTTATTGACATGCAAccagagaaaatgaattttactattttataagttatatggtatatttgtttttggtttccAAATTATAGTTtctttgaattattatttatcCATAACAATAAGAAGAATGCATAATATTTTGGTAAAACTaagaattaatttttgttgaaatgATTGTAAATTTAACTAAACCGACTGTGATATCCGTGACTTTAAGAGGGGTTCTCTCgcggtctgtttggattgacttatttgaatttatatatTGAAAGAATTTGTGAGACTGGTTGAGAGAGTTTATGGAAACGGCTTATGACATCATTGACATGTCTTTTAAGTATTTTTCATCTTATTTCTTTAAGCTTTTtaggataacttatgaaaaaagtttgattttattttatattgctATACAAATAACTTATAAATGCCCGcataattaagttatttattcCCATAGGGTGATGGTATTGTTAATTTGTTCTATGAATTTGAAaggtgaatttttttaatattgtaacattttatttattttgtgataTTGTTTGGCTAGAGCAGTGGAATAATTTGCAATGGACACTTGCTTCGATTCCGTTGATTAAAGCATTACAGCTCATGTTGTCCTTCCTCTTCTGGTATGATTCAAACCTTTTATATTGGCTTATTGAATGTGTTAGATTTTTAGCGTTTAAGTGGAAGATTTGCATTTTCATATTGATATAATTTACTATAATGGTATTGTCTTTCACTAAGTCCAAACAAGGATCTATCATGTAAGGATCCGGATTGCATGTATCTATTGTTTTGCTGTTTTGCAAAATTAACGCTTACATTCATCCTGAGGATAGTCATTGACAAAGATATGGAGGCACTGCTCAAATTATTTATCTgaaatttgaagtatttttgtagaatttttgtttacaatggagAATGGAGCATATTTACGTTTTAGAGTAGTTCATTTTTTAAGTGGTAGTTATGAGGTCTCCTGTTAAGGTAGCCCCAAGTGCATAAATGTTAGTTTGCAAATGATTCTTCTAGTTTGAGACTAAAGAAGGCTTGGCATACTCAAAGCTTGTTTGAAAGAAGATTCCTAGTGGTGTGAAACTTGTATAATTGTATTTGTGGTTTGTATTTGTGACACCATTCTTGCAGGTATTCATGCTTCAATTTTCAGGCTTGCTCTTTGTGGATGTCATTTGGTGTATATGTAACTGGGGTGCTCTTTCAGACAGCTGCTTTCGTCTCCTTTTTGCTAATTTCTCATGGTTACTGCATCATGTGTGAGCGCCTTTCTTTAAATGAACGCCGTTCAACTGCCGCATTTGCATGTGTCTTTTACTTGACTCTAGTTGGGTACAAGGCTTCTGTACCATACTTCACTGTAAGTTTCTTAGACGGTCATTATAATACGCAGTTCAATTGAAACcactttaatttttcaatggaAAATTTGtgattatataataattatgcATGGTTCTTTGATGCTGATCCATATTTAAACAAATGTGCAGGTGCTTCTGCTTCTaaactattttatttcattctATGTAATATTCCACCATATATCCCAAAACCTACTAGTTTTGCGAGAACAATTGAGCATTATAGAAAATGAAGATGTTCGAGTAATGCATGATGCTGTGTATAAAAAGTACATTATGTTCAAGTAAGTGCCACACATGTCATAAGTGTATATGAGTAATTTCTTTCCAAATGCATCTAAACAAGAATTCATACTTTTATAGTTAACATCTTTTCTTTACTTCAGGAAATTTCAGGGTGCAATGCAGATGGTAGCTATGGCAGAAACTGTGGTACGGTATTTGGGATTCATTTAGTACACTTTCATGAACAATGATATACATGTAAATGTGCGAATTTGACAAGCTCATTAATTGTAGATATACATAAACATTTATGACTCCTCAGAGAATTACTGGCTTCGCTTACTGATCAGAGAATGGGCACAATTTTGCATCTTTGTGTACATTGGGTATGCTTATCTATGTTTCACTGCAAGTAACCCTTGAATTCCATGAAATTTATCAAATTACTTGAGAAAAAATGAAGCAGTTTATGAAAACTGCTCATGATTTTCCTGCAATTATGTGTCCAATTCCAATCTCAAATAGTTCTTAATCTATTCCTTAACCTGCAGATGGATTTTCAGATCACAAGATTTAGCACCAAACTTCTCTGTTATGCCGGCCACAAAGCCTAAAGGGATGACTCTGGTGCCTCCCATCTACAGTATTGTAAGTTTTCGATCTTCACATGTTCAATAGTTCAAGTGGTCAAGATCTCAATGAAATGTATCATGTTAGTTGTTATGTGCCATTGAAACATTAGTAGTTAGTAGCATGGTTGTTAAGATCTATAGTTAAATCGTGAGATCCCACGATCTTACGTGTTGGGGGTGAGCCACCGTGTTGGAGCGCAGAGAAGATCGCAAGAATGGAGGAACGCGTGAAAGCGCAGAGAAACATCGTAAGATCGTGAAAGCAGAGATCTTCCACGCATCTTTTTACATTGGAGCTTCTACTTGTTCTTCTTTCAAGTCTTACTTTTTGGAAAACAAGATCTTAATTTATagcttttaatttatataaaattattctgTCGACTGACTACACTGAGAATTTTGGTGCAGGAAATGGATGCAGCAACCTTTAAAGAGTTTAGTAGTCACGAATGGCACATTGGGTTGGTATGTGTTACCAACATGCTCTAATGTTCTTTAGTTAGATAGTTTACTagtttttataatctttttgtGATTTCTGTTATCTattcattcatatattaatttatttacttttactcTACACTTTTTATGAAGTTCAAATAATTCAAATAGTTTCATCTCAACTTTTGTAGCCAACTTCTACTTCTCATGATGAATGCTCCAAAAACGAAGTTCTGGTAATCATTCAGCATCCTCGAGCACAAAGGCTAAGAAAGCTCGATTCGTTTTCTGATAGCACTGACTGCTTTGCTGTGCCAGATCTCAATACAAATTCATCTTCATGCCAAACACAACAAATACAGCTAGCAACATGATTAATTATACCAAATTACTTGTTGTTGCCTTTTTCTCGCAGCTAGCATAccgtcaattttttttcttcttggttTAGAAATCACTAGGTAAGGGAAAAAGAACACCTAATTCCTGCAATGGAAAAATGGTGCAAATTGGTCCAGTACAGCCATCATGGATAGTAAATTGAAGCCGTGTTGAATCGCTCATCATGAATTGAACAAATGGAACTTATAACCTTGACTCAAAATACGAGGGATTCAATCTTCTAAACAACATCAATTTACTAACCTTACTAACTGTACTACTTTTTAACCACAGAGAAAGTCTTAATTTAGTGCAAACCAGTGAGTTTTAGTTTGTCTAGCACAGTTTCAGATTATAGGCAGCTGcaaatatatgtataatgtatcaATACATTATCAAAGTAATTATTAGTGTGTATATTCTTAATTTCAGTGTCGATTACATTCGACATTTTAAAGAATAATCATCTTAAAGCGTATTAAATTTTGATCTTGTACTAGGAGTCTAGGACACAATAAGCTTCTATTGATAGGGAAAGTTGGTCCACTTGCCTAACTTTCTCAAATTGGGACAGCTATGTTGAAAATTGACtttgtttttttctcttctgCATTGATAACTTTCAACAAGTCAACCTACTAAAATTGGTATTTTAAAACAAGACTACAATGCTGACTCGTTGAACAAGAATGGCACTAAAAACTTTGAAGCATAAAGGAGGTTTAACAAAAAACTTTAGAATAAGATTAATACTATTGGTTAGTTAGAGATGATGGGGGAATAAATAACACTACCGTTTTACATATGAAAATTGTCCTATAAGCTTAGTTGTGGGGACATTGGGATATCGCATATATTATGTAGGGGTTAGAGTTCAAATCCCGAACACTCAACTTAagaccaatgttttaagaaccggaccggaccggccggttcaaccggttcaaCCGGGAACCGGACACAGCAGCGGTCCGGACTAGTGCTGAGAACCGGTAGTTTGCAGAACCGGAGAAAAACCACTTGAAACCGGTACGAATCGTCCTGAACCGCTCAAATCGTCGAACCGGGGGCGGTTttaaaaaaccggccggttcggaatctagctttaaaaaaaaaaaaaaacattttttcccTATTTTTCAGTATCTTTTCACGCTCTTTTTTTgccaagattttttttcttcttttatacATTGATTAAGATTTGTCTTTGTCTTttacataattaattaacaGAGTTGTAAAAAAATCCAGACATAGAAAAGAAATACAGAGACCAGAAAgattcaattttcttttcctttgcttttatacaaataaaagtaattgatttgtttaaaaaagtaaaagaaaagagagagattTGCTTGAAGAATataaagaaaagagagaaaaagaacaaGATTGAGCTTGAAGAAGAGATGTAAGAAATGATGtgtcaataaaaaataagaaagaaaaagaaagaaaaaaaaaatctcacgTGAGAAGAGAAAGATGAAGTGACGGCTGATTACATTTGCATATTGTTTGTATTGTATATATACTAAGACTAGAttagatatttatatttatggttTAGTAAATGGGTTTGGGTCAAGTATGTTCTTTTTTCACTAATAAATTGGGCTTATTGTTGAGCTAagtattattctttttattttatttaatatttatttatttattactttcttAAGTTGtgttttgttagtttgttatagagaaaaaaaaaattccattctattttgttattataataaaattatatgaacggttcaatgTAAACGGTTCAATAACGATTGAACCGGTCCGACTGGTTGATCCTTGAACCGATGGTCACAACGGTTCGACTTCCgatccggttcttaaaacattgcttAAGACAATTAACAATGAATTGATTTAAGTGGTAAGAAATTTAGATCTTTTAAACAAGTGGTCACGAGTCAATTTTTCACAGTTATGTATGAAGAAAATTTGATTAGAAAAACCTCTTTTTGTATCCCATAA from Trifolium pratense cultivar HEN17-A07 linkage group LG5, ARS_RC_1.1, whole genome shotgun sequence encodes:
- the LOC123885711 gene encoding uncharacterized protein LOC123885711, translated to MLTSGDGVDESYRSLPSLYLTFLTIWFVSACSWTAYTYKTRHFQWNNLQWTLASIPLIKALQLMLSFLFWYSCFNFQACSLWMSFGVYVTGVLFQTAAFVSFLLISHGYCIMCERLSLNERRSTAAFACVFYLTLVGYKASVPYFTVLLLLNYFISFYVIFHHISQNLLVLREQLSIIENEDVRVMHDAVYKKYIMFKKFQGAMQMVAMAETVIYINIYDSSENYWLRLLIREWAQFCIFVYIGWIFRSQDLAPNFSVMPATKPKGMTLVPPIYSIEMDAATFKEFSSHEWHIGLPTSTSHDECSKNEVLVIIQHPRAQRLRKLDSFSDSTDCFAVPDLNTNSSSCQTQQIQLAT